The proteins below are encoded in one region of Winogradskyella helgolandensis:
- a CDS encoding OstA-like protein has translation MSLKRFKQLLFLICLLSVFFSFGQEKQKITVKYSGSTSTSPDIKDGALVFLRDKSQQVHFIHKGADLFCDKAIYYEDQDFIEAFSNVVMKQGDSINMVAKYLEYSGKSQLAIARGNVVLTEPQSVLKTDTLYFDRLKQQAYYNTKGTVVRDTSGTITSQIGRYYMNSSKYQFVKDVVLVNPKYTLNTERLDFFTENGFAYLFGPSTIVGEASKIYSERGFYDTNNNIGHFQRNAKIDYDNRTIEGDSLYFDRDKSFASATNNITVTDTLNKSIVKGHYAEVWRAKDSMYITKRALAITVQDNDSIYIHADTLMVTGKPENRITRAFYNARLYKSNMAGKADSIHVNHKEGLTQLINLDRFSSTDVFATKRKPILWNIGNQMTGDTIHLISNPKTEQLDSLKVFENAFLINKDTISNDAFNQIKGLRLIGLFKDNELNTVDIIKNAETIRYLRNDEGELIGIQKSKSGSINVQIIEQAIDEVRFINQIDGNIFPESDFPKSGRKLRDFDWRGDEQPLSVEDLFKDDPPLDLPIIKGLLDYVPPEEFIDDSVTERIEEAGKATPEKENKAARNLPKKTEVKPLESLTKKADSTKANPLKQVIKNEGQ, from the coding sequence ATGTCTTTGAAACGATTTAAACAGCTTCTATTTCTCATTTGCCTCCTGTCTGTCTTTTTTAGCTTTGGGCAAGAAAAGCAAAAAATAACGGTAAAATATTCTGGGAGTACATCAACCTCTCCTGATATTAAAGATGGTGCCTTAGTATTTCTTAGAGATAAGTCTCAACAAGTCCATTTTATTCATAAAGGAGCAGATCTTTTTTGCGATAAGGCCATTTATTATGAAGACCAAGACTTTATAGAAGCCTTTAGCAACGTCGTAATGAAACAAGGCGACTCTATCAATATGGTTGCTAAATATTTAGAGTATAGCGGAAAATCTCAATTGGCCATTGCCAGAGGTAACGTTGTTTTAACAGAACCGCAATCCGTTCTTAAAACCGATACCCTTTATTTTGATAGACTAAAGCAGCAAGCTTATTACAACACTAAAGGCACGGTTGTAAGAGATACATCGGGAACTATTACAAGTCAAATTGGAAGGTATTACATGAATTCTAGTAAATACCAATTTGTAAAAGATGTAGTTCTTGTTAATCCGAAATATACTTTAAACACAGAACGTCTCGATTTCTTTACAGAAAATGGATTCGCTTATCTTTTTGGCCCTTCGACAATCGTTGGAGAAGCGAGTAAAATTTATTCAGAACGTGGATTTTACGACACCAATAATAATATAGGACATTTTCAACGGAATGCTAAAATCGACTATGACAATCGCACTATAGAAGGAGATAGTTTATATTTTGATCGCGATAAAAGCTTTGCTTCAGCAACAAATAATATTACAGTGACCGATACACTTAATAAAAGTATTGTAAAAGGTCATTATGCCGAAGTTTGGCGCGCAAAAGACTCCATGTACATCACTAAACGCGCTTTAGCGATTACCGTTCAAGATAATGATTCAATTTACATCCATGCAGATACCTTAATGGTAACTGGCAAACCCGAAAATCGTATTACGCGCGCATTCTACAATGCCAGATTGTATAAAAGTAATATGGCAGGTAAAGCAGATTCCATACATGTGAATCATAAAGAAGGGTTAACACAATTAATTAACCTAGATAGGTTTAGTTCTACTGATGTTTTTGCTACCAAACGAAAACCTATACTTTGGAATATTGGAAACCAAATGACAGGTGATACGATCCATTTAATTTCAAATCCCAAAACAGAGCAATTAGATTCCTTAAAAGTGTTTGAAAATGCATTTTTAATAAATAAGGATACTATAAGTAACGATGCCTTCAACCAAATCAAAGGACTTCGTTTAATTGGATTATTTAAAGATAATGAACTTAATACTGTAGATATCATTAAAAATGCTGAAACCATTCGCTATTTAAGAAATGACGAAGGCGAATTAATAGGTATTCAAAAGTCAAAATCGGGTAGTATCAATGTTCAAATTATAGAACAAGCTATAGACGAAGTACGTTTTATAAATCAAATTGACGGTAATATTTTTCCAGAGTCCGACTTTCCAAAAAGTGGCAGAAAATTGAGAGACTTCGATTGGCGTGGAGATGAGCAACCACTCTCAGTTGAAGATTTATTTAAAGATGACCCGCCTTTAGATTTACCAATAATTAAAGGATTACTCGATTATGTTCCTCCAGAAGAGTTTATTGACGATAGTGTTACGGAACGCATAGAAGAAGCCGGAAAAGCAACTCCAGAAAAAGAGAATAAAGCAGCACGAAACCTTCCTAAAAAGACAGAAGTAAAACCATTAGAATCTTTAACCAAAAAGGCAGACTCTACAAAGGCAAATCCTTTAAAACAAGTCATCAAAAACGAAGGTCAATAA
- a CDS encoding aspartate aminotransferase family protein has protein sequence MKNEFLKYQAQTTPHPLAMEISHAKGCYIYDSKGKAYLDFVAGVSACSLGHSHPKVVSAAKEQLDKYLHVMVYGEYIQKPALELTKLIAKHLPEPLESTYLVNSGTEAIEGSLKLARRFTGRSEIIAAKNAYHGNTMGSLSLMDYEERKQPFLPLIPDIKHIEFNSVTDLEKITNNTAAVILETIQGGAGFIEPTNNYLTKVQKRCNDVGAVFILDEIQPGIGRTGKLFGFENYNCQPDIVVTGKGLGGGLPIGAFTASKPMMDCLSDNPKLGHITTFGGNPVIAAAALATLKEITETNLMSEALEKEQLIRQHLQHKHIKEIRGRGLMLAAFTDNAELTNHVILTAQDQGLILFWLLFEPKAIRITPPLTISHDEIIAGCRVITSILDKI, from the coding sequence TTGAAAAACGAGTTTCTAAAATACCAAGCTCAGACGACGCCACATCCTTTAGCGATGGAAATTAGTCACGCAAAAGGATGCTATATTTATGATTCGAAAGGCAAAGCTTATCTCGATTTTGTAGCAGGAGTTTCTGCTTGTAGTTTGGGGCATTCACACCCTAAGGTTGTTTCAGCAGCAAAAGAACAGTTAGATAAATACCTTCATGTAATGGTTTATGGAGAATACATCCAAAAACCCGCATTAGAATTAACAAAGTTAATAGCAAAGCATTTACCTGAGCCTTTAGAATCCACATACCTCGTAAATTCAGGAACAGAAGCTATAGAAGGTAGCTTAAAGCTAGCAAGACGCTTTACAGGTCGATCCGAAATTATTGCTGCGAAAAATGCTTATCATGGTAACACGATGGGCTCATTAAGTCTAATGGATTATGAAGAACGCAAACAACCGTTTCTGCCATTAATTCCTGATATAAAACATATTGAATTTAATTCGGTAACAGACTTAGAAAAAATCACCAATAATACTGCAGCAGTTATTCTTGAGACTATTCAAGGAGGAGCAGGCTTTATCGAACCTACCAACAACTACTTAACTAAAGTACAGAAGCGTTGTAATGACGTTGGTGCCGTTTTTATTCTCGATGAAATCCAACCTGGAATTGGTAGAACTGGAAAATTATTTGGGTTCGAAAACTATAACTGCCAACCAGATATTGTTGTTACAGGCAAAGGTTTAGGAGGCGGTTTACCTATTGGTGCATTTACGGCGTCTAAACCCATGATGGATTGCTTAAGCGACAATCCTAAACTTGGCCATATTACCACTTTTGGTGGCAATCCAGTAATTGCAGCCGCAGCTTTAGCGACTTTAAAAGAAATTACAGAGACTAATCTCATGTCTGAAGCTTTAGAAAAAGAGCAATTAATTAGACAACATCTTCAGCACAAACACATCAAAGAAATTAGAGGTCGTGGTTTAATGTTAGCCGCATTTACCGACAATGCAGAGCTTACAAACCACGTAATTTTAACAGCTCAAGACCAAGGCTTAATCTTATTCTGGTTACTTTTTGAACCCAAAGCCATCCGAATTACGCCTCCTTTAACCATTTCTCATGATGAAATAATAGCAGGATGTCGTGTTATAACTTCAATACTAGACAAAATTTAA
- a CDS encoding tetratricopeptide repeat protein, with protein sequence MQYSQDDENFPLTRFESMLKTNNILFFDSNEFENIIHHYLENGKIALSKRAIKLGLEQHPTSINLRLFQVEILVIENKFKEADDLLDRLHDIEPTNEEIYIQKANVLSKQDKHQQAIDTLLIAIELSHTPEDDADLYALVGMEYLFLDQFENAIEYFQKCLESDTSDYSALHNIVYCYDFLNQNSEAIDYLNTFLNTNPYCEVAWHQLGRQYYTIKDYVKANTAFDFAIISDDTFVGAYIEKGKVLEKLKQYDEAIDNYKITLALEDPTSFALLRIGQCYDKLGQDELAIQFFKKTIDEDPLLDKGWVAITKFYTKRLNYQKALYYINKAVIIDGENVSYWKLYATVNKRLNLLEEAERGYKRALDLGNYELDTWLSRSDVLITLGEYDAGIYNLLQASEFYPENAEVEYRLAGLYFTLHQSEEGRFHLKNATRLNIDYNFIISELFPQLTDKPLIKAIITEAKKASN encoded by the coding sequence ATGCAATACAGTCAAGACGACGAAAACTTCCCTCTTACTCGATTTGAATCGATGTTAAAGACCAATAATATATTGTTCTTTGATTCTAACGAGTTCGAAAATATCATTCACCACTATTTAGAAAATGGTAAGATTGCGTTATCTAAACGCGCCATTAAATTAGGTTTAGAACAACACCCTACATCTATTAATCTAAGATTATTTCAAGTTGAAATATTAGTGATTGAAAACAAGTTTAAAGAAGCAGACGATTTATTAGATAGACTTCATGATATTGAACCTACCAATGAAGAAATTTATATCCAAAAAGCAAATGTATTATCTAAACAAGATAAACATCAACAAGCTATAGATACGTTACTTATTGCAATAGAACTTTCACACACACCAGAAGATGATGCTGATTTATATGCCTTAGTTGGCATGGAGTATTTGTTTTTAGATCAGTTTGAAAATGCTATAGAATATTTTCAAAAATGCCTAGAAAGTGACACTTCAGATTATTCTGCACTTCATAATATTGTGTATTGTTATGATTTTCTAAATCAGAATTCAGAAGCTATAGACTATTTGAATACGTTTTTAAACACGAATCCGTATTGTGAAGTTGCTTGGCATCAATTAGGAAGACAGTATTATACTATTAAAGATTACGTAAAAGCAAATACAGCATTCGATTTCGCGATTATTTCAGATGACACGTTTGTTGGTGCTTACATTGAAAAAGGTAAAGTTTTAGAAAAATTAAAACAATACGACGAAGCCATTGACAACTATAAAATCACCTTAGCATTAGAGGACCCAACCTCCTTTGCCCTTTTGCGAATTGGTCAATGCTATGATAAACTCGGTCAAGATGAATTAGCCATTCAGTTTTTCAAAAAAACAATAGACGAAGATCCTTTACTTGATAAAGGGTGGGTTGCAATAACCAAATTTTACACGAAGCGTCTTAACTACCAAAAAGCACTTTACTACATTAATAAAGCCGTTATTATTGACGGTGAAAATGTTAGTTATTGGAAATTATATGCCACTGTAAATAAACGATTAAATTTACTTGAAGAAGCTGAACGTGGTTACAAACGTGCTTTAGATCTAGGGAATTACGAATTAGATACATGGTTAAGCAGATCGGACGTTTTAATAACTTTAGGAGAATACGACGCTGGCATCTATAATTTGCTGCAAGCTTCAGAATTTTACCCGGAAAATGCAGAAGTAGAATACCGGTTAGCTGGTCTCTATTTCACCCTTCATCAATCTGAAGAAGGCCGTTTTCATCTTAAAAACGCAACCCGACTTAATATTGATTACAACTTTATTATTTCTGAATTATTTCCACAACTCACAGATAAGCCTCTGATTAAAGCCATAATTACAGAAGCTAAAAAGGCGTCAAACTAA
- a CDS encoding DUF368 domain-containing protein: MQRRFIDYLAITFKGIAMGAADVVPGVSGGTIAFISGIYEELIESIDKVNLSVIKVWKQEGFKAAWNSFNGNFLIALFSGIAISILSLAKIIKWLLHNEPILLWSFFFGLVLASILYIAKQIKGWSIKLIIAIAITSIVSFYITLAEPFASPDSPYYLLFCGFIAIIAMILPGVSGAFILLILGAYQTAIDTINNLRDGLLDGNMELFKDALLKFVLLGVGAIIGLKVFSKALNWMFKHHKNLTLAILTGFMIGSLNKIWPWKEILKTRINSEGEVVTLLDKSILPTSYTGDNELVMAIIFIVIGFATILILESLGKQKNNV; encoded by the coding sequence ATGCAAAGACGATTTATAGATTATTTAGCTATCACTTTTAAAGGTATTGCAATGGGAGCAGCAGATGTTGTGCCAGGTGTTTCTGGTGGAACTATTGCTTTTATCTCTGGTATTTACGAAGAACTTATTGAAAGTATTGATAAGGTCAACCTCAGTGTTATCAAAGTTTGGAAACAAGAAGGATTTAAAGCCGCATGGAACTCGTTTAACGGAAATTTTTTAATAGCACTTTTTTCTGGGATAGCAATCAGTATATTATCCTTAGCTAAAATTATAAAATGGTTACTACACAACGAGCCTATTTTACTTTGGTCATTCTTTTTCGGACTTGTTTTAGCTAGTATCTTATATATCGCAAAGCAGATTAAGGGTTGGTCTATAAAATTGATAATTGCTATTGCCATAACGTCAATTGTTTCATTTTACATTACGTTAGCCGAACCATTTGCCTCGCCAGACAGTCCGTATTATTTATTATTCTGTGGATTTATTGCCATTATTGCAATGATTTTACCTGGAGTTTCTGGAGCCTTCATTTTGCTTATTCTTGGAGCTTACCAAACCGCAATTGATACCATTAATAATCTAAGAGACGGATTATTAGATGGAAACATGGAACTTTTCAAAGATGCCTTGTTAAAATTTGTTTTACTTGGTGTTGGTGCTATCATTGGACTAAAAGTATTTTCAAAAGCCTTAAACTGGATGTTTAAACATCACAAAAATCTTACGTTAGCCATCCTAACCGGATTTATGATTGGATCTTTAAATAAAATTTGGCCATGGAAAGAAATCCTAAAAACACGTATTAATTCTGAAGGAGAAGTTGTTACCTTACTCGATAAAAGTATTTTACCAACATCTTATACAGGAGATAATGAACTGGTAATGGCAATCATTTTTATTGTCATCGGTTTTGCAACGATTCTTATTTTAGAAAGTTTAGGAAAACAAAAAAACAACGTGTAA
- a CDS encoding DUF368 domain-containing protein, producing MQSTRSLIDRVFLVIKGLAMGAANKVPGVSGGVVAFVAGFYEEFIYSLQRVNKTAFKLLLNGRFKSFYRYINGKFLGLLFSGMIVSYFSVSKILDYLIVHYELYVWSTFFGMILGSIYYISKDFKEWNRTTLLALILGAIAGISVSFLDPATENDNLFFVFFCGIISVSGMTLPGFSGSFILILLGNYVLLLVDSVNALYDTMFDIFSGNFDFIHNAYRIRMLKVLAVFTLGSVAGLVTFSHMLSYILKNYKFITLATIMGFIIGSLGVVWPWKETIYKTNTEGTTILDSTGKQIIANYQRYLPELNTETYIAIVYIALGILIVLGLEWYGERTRQIKA from the coding sequence ATGCAAAGCACAAGATCTCTTATAGATCGCGTATTCTTGGTCATTAAAGGTTTGGCTATGGGTGCAGCAAATAAAGTTCCAGGTGTATCTGGAGGTGTTGTTGCTTTTGTTGCTGGGTTCTATGAAGAGTTCATTTATTCATTACAACGGGTTAATAAAACTGCTTTTAAGCTCTTATTAAATGGGAGATTTAAAAGCTTTTATCGCTATATCAATGGTAAATTCTTAGGCTTACTATTTTCAGGAATGATAGTGAGTTATTTTAGTGTTTCTAAAATTCTTGATTACCTCATTGTACACTACGAGCTCTATGTTTGGAGCACGTTCTTCGGAATGATTCTAGGGTCAATTTATTATATTTCTAAGGATTTTAAAGAATGGAATAGAACGACTTTACTCGCTTTAATTCTTGGAGCCATTGCAGGTATTAGTGTTAGTTTTCTAGATCCTGCAACGGAAAATGACAACCTTTTTTTCGTTTTCTTTTGTGGTATTATTAGTGTTTCTGGCATGACTTTACCCGGATTTTCAGGATCGTTTATTCTTATTCTTTTAGGGAATTACGTATTGCTGTTAGTCGATTCTGTAAATGCCTTATACGATACGATGTTTGATATTTTTAGTGGTAATTTCGACTTTATTCATAACGCCTATCGCATACGAATGCTGAAAGTTTTAGCTGTATTTACTCTTGGATCCGTAGCAGGTTTGGTGACTTTTTCTCACATGTTAAGTTATATTCTGAAGAATTATAAATTCATCACGCTTGCCACCATCATGGGTTTTATCATCGGTTCTTTAGGAGTCGTTTGGCCATGGAAAGAAACCATATATAAAACAAATACTGAAGGCACAACTATTTTGGATTCCACTGGAAAACAAATCATTGCCAATTACCAGCGGTATTTACCAGAATTGAACACCGAAACTTACATCGCAATTGTTTATATTGCCCTAGGAATCCTCATAGTTTTAGGATTAGAATGGTATGGAGAACGCACAAGACAAATTAAAGCATAA
- a CDS encoding shikimate dehydrogenase family protein, with translation MENAQDKLKHKFGLVGKDISYSFSRGYFKNKFESENSLNSYVNFDLQSIDELSEIINNTPNLKGLNVTIPYKEQVIPLLDKLNKKARNIGAVNTIRFTKKNRIIGYNTDYYGFKNSIKPYLKSHHKKALILGTGGASKAIAYALKKLKIKYDFVSRSQKENVTFLYSDLTSEIISKYTIIINCTPIGTFPKVNQCPDIPYDAITNKHILYDLIYNPEQTKFLQCGELKGATTINGLEMLRLQAEKSWEIWNKS, from the coding sequence ATGGAGAACGCACAAGACAAATTAAAGCATAAATTCGGACTGGTAGGTAAAGACATTTCCTACTCCTTTTCTAGAGGTTATTTTAAAAATAAATTTGAATCCGAAAATTCACTGAATTCTTATGTAAATTTTGATTTACAATCAATTGATGAACTTTCAGAAATCATAAATAATACACCGAACTTAAAAGGACTAAACGTTACTATTCCTTATAAAGAACAAGTGATTCCTTTATTAGATAAACTCAATAAAAAGGCGAGAAACATTGGTGCTGTAAATACCATTCGTTTTACAAAAAAGAATAGAATAATTGGTTACAATACCGATTATTATGGTTTTAAGAACTCTATAAAACCATATTTAAAATCTCATCATAAAAAAGCTTTAATTCTAGGAACAGGTGGTGCTTCAAAAGCCATTGCATACGCACTGAAAAAATTAAAAATTAAATATGATTTTGTCTCACGGTCTCAAAAGGAAAATGTCACCTTTTTGTATTCCGACTTAACAAGTGAAATTATTTCAAAGTATACAATTATCATCAATTGCACACCAATTGGTACGTTTCCCAAGGTTAATCAGTGTCCAGACATTCCATATGACGCGATCACTAATAAGCATATTTTATATGATCTTATTTATAATCCTGAGCAAACGAAATTCTTACAATGTGGAGAACTTAAAGGTGCAACCACTATAAACGGTCTCGAAATGCTAAGACTACAGGCCGAAAAATCTTGGGAAATATGGAATAAGTCTTAA
- a CDS encoding DUF349 domain-containing protein, with the protein MSENDNLQDADGKKEVESTETTPTPKVEIKTEIESEIETPEVEIEVEAEKDSEVETEAESIVKTEEETEDLPENEAPKDNLVDEIEASNAEDAEDESNAERHEVEEKDYHAMTMDELTAEFGRLLNNHKVQTISKHVNEIKGEFNAKFSELLDEKKEEFIEDGGNEIDFYYTNDTKKQFNSHYKTYKQTINTYYKEREQNLKQNLDDRLQIIEDIKGLLSVEENMGTTYKTFKELQEKWRNAGPIPRDKYNTAWNTYHHHVERFYDFLHLNNDLRDMDFKHNYDQKLKIIERAEELAEDENTNRSFRELQVLHKLWKEELGPVGKEHREVIWERFSNATKLIHDKRQAYYADMDKAHEKNLERKEEIIAKITAVAEDKGNSHSAWQKKIKEIEALRDAFFKAGKVPLKVNESTWAKFKAAVRTFNRGKNNFYKELKKDQYDNLKKKKDLIQIAEDNKDSDDFATVTPLMKKIQNEWKKIGHVPRRDSDKIWKQFKGACNHYFDKMHAERKAQDQHLYDAFDKKVKLLDGLKTLEFTEEDPKADIKVLQDKIAEWKEIGYVPQNKRYIDGKFYKAIDDAFDKLKMDKSKLEMIKFESKLENLADSDDTRLLDNEQNFIRKRISDIKSEINQLENNLQFFSNVKSDNPLVKDVHKNIANHKKELDTWKAKLSKVRGMYS; encoded by the coding sequence ATGTCTGAGAATGATAACCTGCAAGATGCAGATGGAAAAAAAGAAGTAGAATCAACCGAAACTACTCCAACACCAAAAGTTGAAATTAAAACTGAAATCGAGTCTGAAATTGAAACGCCAGAAGTCGAAATTGAAGTTGAAGCGGAAAAGGATTCTGAAGTTGAAACCGAAGCAGAAAGCATCGTAAAAACGGAAGAAGAGACAGAAGACTTACCTGAAAATGAAGCTCCTAAAGATAATCTTGTTGACGAAATAGAAGCATCAAATGCTGAGGATGCTGAAGATGAATCTAATGCTGAGAGACATGAAGTAGAAGAGAAAGATTATCATGCCATGACTATGGATGAGCTGACTGCTGAATTCGGCAGACTCTTAAATAACCATAAGGTTCAGACGATTTCTAAGCATGTTAATGAAATAAAAGGTGAATTTAATGCTAAATTCAGTGAGCTTCTAGATGAAAAAAAGGAAGAGTTTATTGAAGATGGTGGTAACGAAATAGACTTCTATTACACCAACGACACCAAAAAACAATTCAATTCGCATTATAAAACATACAAACAAACTATAAATACCTATTACAAGGAGCGCGAGCAAAACTTAAAACAAAACCTTGATGATAGACTTCAAATCATTGAAGATATAAAAGGTTTACTTAGTGTTGAAGAAAACATGGGCACGACCTATAAAACCTTCAAGGAACTTCAAGAAAAATGGCGTAATGCTGGCCCAATCCCAAGAGATAAGTACAATACGGCATGGAATACTTACCACCATCATGTAGAACGTTTTTATGACTTTTTACATCTCAATAATGATTTGAGAGATATGGACTTTAAGCACAACTACGATCAGAAATTAAAAATCATTGAACGTGCAGAAGAGTTAGCAGAAGATGAAAACACCAACCGATCGTTTAGAGAGTTACAAGTTTTACACAAACTTTGGAAAGAAGAATTAGGTCCTGTTGGTAAAGAACATAGAGAAGTCATTTGGGAGCGTTTTAGTAATGCTACAAAATTGATTCATGATAAGCGTCAAGCGTATTATGCTGACATGGATAAGGCTCACGAAAAAAATCTTGAGCGCAAAGAAGAAATCATTGCTAAAATAACAGCTGTAGCTGAAGACAAAGGCAATTCACATAGTGCTTGGCAGAAAAAGATTAAAGAAATTGAAGCTTTAAGAGATGCCTTTTTTAAAGCAGGAAAAGTGCCTTTAAAAGTAAATGAAAGTACTTGGGCTAAATTTAAAGCTGCTGTTAGAACTTTTAATCGTGGTAAAAACAATTTTTACAAAGAGTTAAAGAAAGACCAATACGACAACCTTAAAAAGAAAAAAGATTTAATTCAAATCGCAGAAGACAATAAGGATAGCGATGACTTTGCAACGGTAACTCCATTGATGAAGAAAATTCAGAATGAATGGAAAAAAATCGGTCATGTTCCAAGACGTGATAGTGATAAAATTTGGAAGCAATTTAAAGGAGCTTGCAATCACTATTTTGATAAAATGCATGCTGAACGCAAAGCGCAAGACCAACATTTATATGATGCTTTTGATAAAAAAGTAAAACTTCTAGACGGTTTAAAAACACTAGAATTTACTGAAGAAGATCCAAAAGCAGATATAAAAGTGCTTCAAGATAAGATTGCTGAGTGGAAAGAAATAGGATATGTACCACAAAACAAACGTTATATTGATGGGAAATTCTACAAAGCTATTGATGATGCCTTTGATAAGCTTAAAATGGATAAGTCGAAATTAGAGATGATTAAGTTTGAAAGCAAACTTGAAAATTTAGCCGATTCTGATGATACCAGATTATTGGATAACGAACAAAATTTCATCCGAAAGCGTATTAGTGACATAAAATCTGAAATCAATCAATTGGAAAATAATTTACAGTTTTTCTCTAATGTAAAATCAGATAATCCTTTAGTGAAAGATGTCCATAAAAATATTGCGAATCACAAAAAGGAATTAGACACTTGGAAAGCCAAATTATCCAAGGTTCGTGGCATGTATAGCTAA
- a CDS encoding T9SS type A sorting domain-containing protein encodes MKKTLRFLLLCLPTIALSQVELDQVDDFEDYTMSNWTKNNSIANENIYDGGPSGEGDNFLRVTSSGSGSDLELMTKNNAQWQGNYYQGNLSSRVKYISMDVRNSGDNVIFLRLSFQTDYGLIYRCSTTNAIAVLPNEGWKRISFSILEENITALSDTFSYSVTFGSSSQGVEEMRILHNDVPAWESDPIEAVLDIDNIMAESQTLSTEEIAVKSELKLFPNPTSNTITVTSNENVTEDISYDIIDLLGRTVKEGRSKLNQEINIQDLNSGNYIVEIKNANGAIFREKLIKN; translated from the coding sequence ATGAAAAAAACTCTACGCTTTTTACTGTTATGCCTACCAACTATTGCATTATCACAAGTTGAATTAGATCAGGTTGATGATTTTGAAGATTATACGATGAGTAACTGGACCAAAAACAATTCTATTGCTAACGAAAATATTTATGACGGAGGTCCTTCTGGTGAAGGCGATAATTTTTTACGAGTTACCTCAAGCGGTTCAGGTTCTGATCTTGAATTAATGACTAAGAATAATGCTCAATGGCAAGGTAACTACTATCAAGGTAATCTTTCGAGTCGTGTTAAATACATATCAATGGATGTTAGAAATTCAGGTGATAATGTTATTTTTTTAAGGTTATCTTTTCAAACCGATTATGGTCTTATTTATCGTTGCAGTACAACTAATGCCATAGCTGTTTTACCAAACGAAGGATGGAAACGAATTTCTTTTTCTATTCTTGAAGAAAACATAACAGCACTTTCAGATACCTTCAGCTACTCTGTTACATTTGGAAGTTCAAGTCAAGGCGTAGAAGAAATGAGAATATTACACAATGATGTACCTGCCTGGGAATCTGATCCCATCGAAGCGGTTTTAGATATTGACAACATCATGGCTGAAAGCCAGACTTTGAGTACAGAAGAAATCGCTGTGAAATCAGAATTAAAATTATTTCCAAATCCAACTAGCAATACTATTACTGTAACTAGCAACGAAAATGTTACTGAAGATATTAGCTATGATATTATTGATTTATTAGGAAGAACGGTAAAAGAAGGACGTTCTAAATTAAATCAGGAAATAAATATACAAGATTTGAATAGTGGTAATTATATTGTTGAAATAAAAAATGCCAATGGAGCCATCTTTAGAGAAAAACTAATAAAAAATTAG